The proteins below come from a single Holdemania massiliensis genomic window:
- the tsaE gene encoding tRNA (adenosine(37)-N6)-threonylcarbamoyltransferase complex ATPase subunit type 1 TsaE: protein MKLELITETPQETKNLGEKMGSLSEPNMVWTMSGDLGAGKTTLTQGIARGLGITRTVSSPTFTILKIYQGRLPLYHFDAYRLEGTHQELGFEEMIDGEGLTVIEWPEYMEDLEQTEPLRITLHRLGEDRRRIVLETENEKYAALMEALK, encoded by the coding sequence ATGAAGCTTGAATTGATAACGGAAACACCGCAGGAAACCAAAAATCTCGGTGAGAAAATGGGAAGTTTATCTGAGCCCAATATGGTATGGACCATGAGCGGAGATCTGGGTGCTGGCAAGACAACGCTGACTCAGGGAATTGCCCGCGGATTGGGAATCACCCGTACCGTCAGCAGTCCAACCTTTACGATATTAAAGATTTATCAAGGCCGCTTGCCGCTGTATCATTTTGATGCCTATCGTCTGGAAGGCACGCATCAGGAGCTGGGCTTTGAAGAAATGATTGATGGTGAAGGTTTGACCGTCATTGAATGGCCGGAATATATGGAAGATCTTGAACAAACCGAACCGCTGCGGATTACGCTGCATCGTTTAGGCGAAGATCGCCGGCGAATTGTTTTGGAAACTGAGAATGAAAAATACGCGGCATTGATGGAGGCGTTAAAATGA